The following DNA comes from Triplophysa dalaica isolate WHDGS20190420 chromosome 10, ASM1584641v1, whole genome shotgun sequence.
tatgtgcaatcccctggaatcgaacgCAAAACATTGCGTtgtaacgcaatgctcttaccactgaccTAATGGAAAGCTTAATACCACGCGATGCCCGCAAAACAGTCTCATCCGACTTTCATGTACAATTAAACACGttgttaattattgtaaagctaATGTAACATTAACAGTGACCTTGCTTTGTTCTCGAATTGAccgtgttttatattgtgtatagttttgattaatttatttaaatttaaatacgaagcattaatattgagcttattttcagcagtttatttacgcttctgttttatatgtatatttgccTTTACAATATTATTCCTTTAAATTGTTTACTTTTATCAACAGCATATAGCCCTACAAGTTAAAATGAAACTACATCAAAATCAAAAGCTCTAAATATGCTTTACTTGAAGAAAATGGAAAgcttttttccatgttttgtattgttcttgATGATGTAACCTGTTAAAATGGTTGTAAAACAGTAGGCTACAAAAGAATCAAACAAAGTTACTCAGAATGTTATCACATTTTATAAGCTTCATTCCAAAATTGTAATGTCAGAGTAAGCAAACAGGCAACTTAGCATATGTGTAAAGTCAATGATAACAGCCAATAAAGTCCAGTATTTAATATAAGACTATGCGTACCTCACAAAATTCCAACTAAGTGATTTGTAGAACATACAAGCttataaaacatgtcattttacactGTTTATGTATCATGAAGAAAAAGGTATAAAAGTGGGATTCTTCATACAGCTTCACTCAATCCTCATTAAAGTTCtgaaaacaagaataaaaaagCGGTGAGTTTAAACCACTGACCTTCTTATgcttttgtctttaatataaactACTAAATAGTCTGCTTTTAAGAGCAGATGTGTCACTTTTGCATCGcggttttttattcattttcagatttatcatGGAAGTGATAAGAGGTCTTGTGCTTCTATTCTTGGTATTTTCTGTGGAGAATGCAGCAggtaacaaacacatttatttattgatgcaattacaatgtataaaaaaattctgacagACTGTTCTGTGCTCTTAATGTGATAACAGGAAATATGTGACATGAATCAATATTGTCATGATATTGTCAATATTGTCCCAACATAATCTCCCGGGACTCCCGGGCCAACTAACTCAATCTCCGAAAAACCCCTCTTTACCAGTCGGGCAAAAGTATTTAATTCATTCGGGGGTTCCCTCATAAAACAAAACCGCActctttttaaacatatatataaacatataatctgaaagaaatacaaaaacttAATAATAATGACACAACAGTACAATGTAATGTAcagtacaaaaacacaaaataccaTCTTCTTAAATCCAAAGCCTTGTTATCCAAATGAATCCCAAACCCACAATCCCAGACAGAATATATAGGTCTTTGGGAAATAGTAAACCCCATTAGTTTCCAGCCTCCAACTCATGCTGGAGCCAAGAATCGTATACTGTATATCCAATCCCcggcttattttttgttctatttCTTATGGGCCAATGAGCGTCTATTTTTCTTCCTCCTgaagtaaatttaaaataaaaaataataattgtgcCAATCAGAGGCCCCTAAACTGGTGGGGTCCCTAGACTGAAGTCTAGGCTAGCCTGTGCATTAATCTGCGAGTGcacagaagaaccatttttggtctcataaagaaccattcagtcaatggttctttgaagaaccgtctctttcttatctttttatactctgaagaaccatttttgactgaaacatgattttgtaaaaaagaaagGTTCTTGGGATGTTAAAGGTTCATTATAGAACCATTTATGGACGAAAAAAGTTATTCTATGGCACCGTGAAGCTCCTTTATTTTGTGAGTCTAttgtatatgtttaaaaaaaaagaatcttaaaaacaacacattttttcgATGTCATCAGTCGATCACTAAAGAGAGTAAAGGATCAGTTGTTTGATTTCTTAGCTCCTTTCcacataaatgttataaaatccTTGTACAAATAGTAGGCTAGAGGAGAACTAACAAAGTTAAGTGTTATCACACTTTATTAGCTTCATTACAAACTTAAAATGTTAGAGTAAGCAAACAGATAACTTAGCATATGTGTAAAGTCAATGATAACAGCCAATCAAGTCcagtatttattataacacTAAGTGTACCACCCAAAATTCCAAGTTAGTTTTAGAACATGCAAGCTTATAAAACACGTCATTTTACTCTGTTTACATAGCATGAagaaaaaagtataaaagtgGGATTCTGTATACAGCTTCACACAATCCTCATTAAAGTTCTGAAAGCAAGAATCCAAAAAGCGGTGAGTTTAAACACTGACCTTGTGTAGCTTTTGTCTTTagaataaacttttaaatagtCTGCATTTGAGACCAGATGTGTCActtttgttattcattttcagatttatcatGGAAGTGATGAGAGGTCTTGTGCTTCTTTTCTTGGTCTTTTCTGTAGAGAATGCAGCAGGTAACcagcacatttatttataaatgcaattaaaaagtGTCAAAAACTCTGTTCtcttaatgtaataaaaataaatatgtgacaTGATTCAATATTGTCATGATTAGAAGACATTTTATTGtctaaataaagtataaaactgatagctttaataaaaaaaaccttaCTTTAATGTCAGTGTTACAGCGAGTAAATCTCTAATatttcatgtactgtatagcTGAAGACTGTTCATTTGGATGGACACCTTTTGGAGTTGAATGCTTCAAGTTCTTCCCTCAGACAGTTAACTGGGTCAGAGCAGAGGTACTTTCATctcaacatttttcaagaaCATTCCATTTAAAACGGTTTGATTTTGTAATGACTCAAAAAATTCTCTCTTTAGAAAAATTGTCAAAGCCTTGATGCAAATCTTGCGTCTGTGCGCAGTAAAGCACAAAATGAGTTTCTCCTGAGTCTGGTACCTGTTAACACATATGCTTGGATTGGAGGTCATGATGGTGAAATGGTAAATATTtctgctttaaaataatttacatacaaACAGTTTTCAGTTACAACAGACTAATTTGTCAGTTTAGactgtaatgtttaaatgttaaatgtttaaattacgTTTAAATGTCACTGGCTCTTCTCATTCTTTAGGAAAAACAATGGCTGTGGACTGACGGATCTCCATTTGACTACACCAACTGGTGCAAAACAGAACCTAACAATAGCGGAGGTAATGAGCACTGCCTGGAGATAAACTTCACAGGTTAGAattctatttttgtttcatgaatCCTTTCAATCATGACAATTTACAgtgctttattaataaaatagcTAGTTTTGTACTTTTGCACAATACATATtgtttatatgtaatatatatattcaaatgtcGTTGACTAATTTATGGGTTTACCTTTCATTAGTCCAATAactatatttattaaatgtaaatgtaattttcatttcatcctACAGATAACCATTGCTGGAACGATGAAACCTGTACTATGCCAAAGGGTTACATTTGTGCTCAAAACCGCTGATGAGAATTCATCATAGTGCACCTTTAGAATTTATCCATCACATCATCCCTTAACTTCCCATATACTTAAAATATCTCTCACAGcaataaaagcatttcaaaagcAAATTGTCTGAGTTgtggaatacatttttttgtcatgtaaaCAGTTTAGTGATCAATTAATCTTAACATTCAATAGTATGGGCAACTCATTTGAACACTGTGTATTAAAACTTACTAAAAGTCTGCCCTTTCATTGCTGTTAATCCAGTCATTTAAAGtctaattcacactgatccaacaTATGGGAACAGATTTGCttgttgttcatttatttattttattatctttgtcttatttatatataatttttcttccAACTTTGCTACTGTTTGAATGCTCTTTCTTACTACTCTCAGATTTTTACTTCAGCAGATCAGAACAGCACtcaaacaacacaattttggCACAAACACTAAAACTAAAAACTCTTCAGGACTAGCATTAGTCGTTATGCTTTTTTGGCTAAAGATTGCAGGCTTTCCATCATAGCTTCCCAATTTCAAAAGAGGAAGATACTGCAAAGGGGGCAGAGTTCTTCTGTGCCGAACCACATGTGGAGGTTTCTGGGACAAGGTAGAGTGTCATAGGTGGATCTGATCAGGAAGCTGAGCCTGGCTTGGGGGAATCCTCCACAGGTTGATCCTGGCCAGGCCATCTGCGAGCTGCTTCCTCACTGCTTCCCCCATCTGCCTATCGTAGAGATCTCCTGTGAAGGTACGACCCAGGCTACAGACTGGTTGATTTACCAGCAATGCGATTTCCTCACCGCCGGCGACAAAGATGGTATTGTTGCTTCTAATCCTTTTCCTGAGGGATAGGCTGCGTGTTTTGGCGTGTTTGATCTTCATCCTCGCTCACCCCACAAGCTCGTCAAACCTCTTCAGCAGTCTTGTTGTACACGCTCCTGTCTGGAGAATGGTGGTAATGTCATCCATATAGCCTCTCACTGATGGTAGCCTTTGGTCTGATTGTAGTTTACTTCAACCATCACCCTTTCCCCCATCAGGATGACCTCAAAGGCTGCAACAAACAGGATGGGAGAGATTGAACATCCCATGGCAATGCCTACTTCCAGCTGTGGCCAGCCTGTGAGGAAGTCCTGATGGGATGCAACTCATCTTGATGTCTTCAAAGTACTTGGCCACCAGGCACGAATGCTGACAGGGATGTAGAAGAAGTCCAAGGCATACTCGATGAGTTGATGGGGGACGGACCCGTATGCGTTTGCAAGATCCAGCCACACCACATGCAGGTCACCTCTCTCTATTTTTGATCACTGGATCTTCTCC
Coding sequences within:
- the LOC130430729 gene encoding ladderlectin-like isoform X2, which codes for MEVMRGLVLLFLVFSVENAAAEDCSFGWTPFGVECFKFFPQTVNWVRAEKNCQSLDANLASVRSKAQNEFLLSLVPVNTYAWIGGHDGEMEKQWLWTDGSPFDYTNWCKTEPNNSGGNEHCLEINFTDNHCWNDETCTMPKGYICAQNR